GATATATACAGAAAAGCAATTCGTCTGTACGGGAGTTATCTGATGGAAATAGCAAAGGTGGTGGGTAGTTCTCAGCCGATGGATGCACAGCGCCAAGCTATGCTCGATTTGGACAACTCTTTATTTCATCCTGCTAAAAAGATGGAATGTGTCTATGTGAAAGAGAATTTGCTGGGAACGAGAAACAGTCTCTTGTATCCGGAACTGACGAAGTTGTTTAAGCAATTGTTGAGTGTAAAGACAATTTCAGCTCTTCGATTGCAAGCGTTGCAAAGTGATCAGAAGGGATATGACGATATTGATTTTTTCCGGGATCTTTATAAGGGGTTGTTCAATGATTTTAATCCGCAGTCTACTGTTAGTTATGAACAGATGGATATTCAGTTGATATGTTTGGAAGCGTGGCTGGATGTTATACAGGAAGATGCTGAACATAATAGTGTAACGAAACGTTTAAAGGACGAATTGTATAGTCTGCACGATAGATTGGAGAAACTTAGCCTGGTACATCCACAAAAGGAAGTGCGTGATCTGTATCATCTGCTTTTGGGAAGAATGAATCAATATTTCCGGGTCGTTCCTTGAGTGGCATCGAACAACAGCAATTTGTTTGGGATGATAAAAAATGGTCGTACAGATAGGATAACCTGTTAGTTTTGGGTTATCTTTGCAAAGATTTATGAAGTAAATGATAATAAAAAGATGACTATTATTTTTCCTTCACCCATCTTCGGCCCTATTCATTCCCGCCGTTTGGGTGTTTCATTGGGAATCAATTTATTGCCGGATGACGGTAAGGTTTGTTCATTCGACTGCATTTATTGTGAGTGTGGTTTCAATGCCGAACATCGTACGAAGAAACGTCTTCCTACCCGTGAAGAAGTCCGCACGGCTCTCGAAGAGAAATTAAAAGACATGCAGGCAAACGGTCCCGCTCCCGATGTATTGACATTTGCCGGAAACGGTGAACCGACTGCGCATCCCCGCTTCCCGGAAATCATAGAAGATACTCTTGCACTTCGCGACAAGTATTTCCCCAAAGCGAAAGTAAGCGTGTTGAGTAACTCTACATTTATCGATCGTCCTGCCGTATTCGAAGCATTGAACAAGATAGATAATAATATCTTGAAACTGGATACGGTGG
The Bacteroides luhongzhouii DNA segment above includes these coding regions:
- a CDS encoding radical SAM protein, whose translation is MTIIFPSPIFGPIHSRRLGVSLGINLLPDDGKVCSFDCIYCECGFNAEHRTKKRLPTREEVRTALEEKLKDMQANGPAPDVLTFAGNGEPTAHPRFPEIIEDTLALRDKYFPKAKVSVLSNSTFIDRPAVFEALNKIDNNILKLDTVDEEYIHLLDRPNGKYSVKKIIEKMKEFKGNCIVQTMFLKGGYQGKDMDNTSDKYVLPWIEAVKEIAPRQVMIYTIDRETPDHDLQKATHEELDRIVALLEQEGISATASY